A stretch of DNA from Halioglobus japonicus:
TCAGGGAAATTTCACTGAGCTCGGCCTTGAGTGGTTTAAGATTGGCCTGGCCCTTGGCCATTTGAATCTTGATCGACAATGTATCGACCGGGGTGTCTGTCGGGAAGGTGGCGGTGAGGCTCTCCTGATTCACCAGGGCAATGGCGTCGCACATCATTTGTTCCACGCTCATATCCTTGAGTACTGTGTCCGACGCGGTGAGGTTAATGGGGCCCTTGAGGGTGTTGGTAACGGCAGAGCTGACATTGCCCTGACCGTTAAGCTTCCAGTTCAGGTCGACCTTGCCGGTGGCAATCGGTTGGGATTCCACCGATTCAAGCACCTGGGCAATATCGATTTGGGTGAGCTTGCCTTCGGTGTTCACTCGGGCCACCGGGTTCTTGGCATTGAGGCTGGCTTTCATGTCCAGTTTGCCACCGTGAACCTCACCGGTAACGGAGGACAGGTAGGCCATGCCTTTCATGACACGCAACTTGGCTTTGAGATTGGTCACCACGTGAGGGTCCCACTCCACCCGGTCGATGGTGAGGGCGGCTCGGGTATCCATGGCGCGAATGGCTTCAACCGGTATCGCCGTATCGCCGGGCTCGTCGGTGCTGGTCTGTTCTGCCGCAGCGGCATCGGTGCCGGCTAGCGCCAGCAACGCCGGGGTGAATTCATTCAAACTCAGTTTGGCGTCAATCTGCGGGCTTTCAAAGCTTGCGTAGCGCACCTTGCCGTTGGCACGGGTGTCAGCAATGCTCATATCGAGCGTGAGGTCGGCGATCTCGTTGTTGATCTCAACGCTGCCCGATGTAGTCAGTTCGACGGTCTCCGCCAGCGCGCCTTCCACGGAAATGGCCATATCTGTCAGGGTGGCGATCTGGGTGGTCTGGTCGACGGCGATATCGCCTTTCGCGGTGACGGTCATGGGGGTGTCGCCCGGCATGCGCAGTGTGGCCGATAGCGGGATGGGGCGGTTGTCGAGGTTCAGGTCGGTGGCGCGCAGTTCGACGATTTCCAGCACGCTGGTTTCACCGCCAGCCTCTGTTGTTTCCAAGCGGGAGTCCGTCACCACCAGACTGGCAACATTGAGTGCCAGGGGCACGGCAATAGTTGACTGGGTGCTGGCTACCTGACCGGCTTCTTCTTTGGCGCGCGTGCGCTTGGCATAATACTCTTCCAGCTCCTCGCGGCTGTACTTGCTGGTGTCGACGGGTGCCGGAGCCGGGGCGCTCACTGTCTTGACGACCACACCATCCAGATACACCGTATCTACGACCACCTCATTGGCCAGCAGTGGCACGAACTGCACACCGATTTCCAGTTCTCGCGCCGCCAGGCTGGTCTCCTCTTCGCCGGGCATGTCGAGGGCGACTTGTCCCAACTTCACGCCGAGGGTGGGAAAGATGCTGAGATCCACCTCGCCGCCCACGCTGAGCCTGGCGCCGGTTTGTTCCTCGATCTTCTGTGAGGCAATGCTGAGCACCTGGTCCTTGTCGAGAATGATCGGGATCAGAATGGCCGCGGCCAATATCAGTATGAGAGGAATAGCGATCAGGAATAACAGTACACGTGACATTGAGGAGCCTCAGGAAAGGTTGTTACAGCTTGGACCCAGAATAATAGAACAGGTTCGGCGGCGCTGCGTATTAAGCTTCCGAATAAGCCTGTCTGACTTCCTCGGCGATGATGTGGATGCCCCGGCGCACCACGTCGGCATCCTGCGCATAAGACACGCGGATACATTCGTTCTGGTGTGGCCATTCGTCGTCGATGCCGACGAAGAAGTTTTGTCCAGGGACGATAAGCACCCCGCGTTGCTTAAGCCGTTCGTAGAGCACCTGGCTGGTCACAGGCAGATCTTCAAACCAGAGCCACAGAAAAATAGCGCCCTCGGGTTTGTGTATATGGAAGGGCAGGTCACCGAGTGCCTGGCGGAACCAGGCTACGGTTGCTGATGCGCGCTCCTTGTAGAACGGGCGTATCAGCTGATTGGAGATGGAATCGATTTCCCCGCTGGCAAAGAGTTGTTTCGCCAGGGCCGGCCCGAGGGTGCCGCAGGCCAGGCTGACTATGGTGTTGGCGTTGGTGAACGCCTGCACAATATCCTCGCGGGCGACGACAATGCCAGTTCGCACTCCGGGCAGGCCAAGTTTGGACAAGCTCAAGGCCAGAATCGTATTGTCGTTCCAGTGGGGCCGGGCGTCGGCGAACAGAATGTTGGGGAAGGGCAGGCCGTAAGCGCCGTCGATAATCAGTGGAATATTACAACCCGCGGCGATCTCGTCCAGGTGGGCGATTTCCTCGTCGGTCAATACATTGCCGGTGGGGTTGGTTGGCCGCGACACGCACAGAGCGCCTGCCTCTGGGCCAGGGCTAAGGCTCGAGAAATCAACACGATACTTGAACAGATTATCTTCGAGTAGATCGATGCTGGGGCGAGTGGCGGAAAAGAAGTTCTGGCTGAGGCCTGCATCAGCATAGCCGATGTATTCCGGAGCCAGGGGCAGGTGGATGGTGCGCTGGTTGCCGTCGGGCATACTGCCGGCCAGCATGTTGAACAGCACAAAAAAGGCCGCCTGGCTGCCGTTGCTGACGGCGATGTTCTGTTCCCCCAGTGCCCAGCCGAACTGCTTGTTGAGATAGGCAGCCATCTGCTGGCGGAACTCGCGATCGCCCTGGGGTGACTGGTAAATGCCGAACAGGCTGTGACGTTGGGCCGGGTCCGACATGATGTCTTCCAGGCGTTGCTGGAATACGGCCTCTACCTGCAACAGGCGTCCGGGATTGCCGCCGCCCATGAAAATCATGTCGGGGTTTTCGTTCAGGGCTGACCCGAGGTCATCCATGAGCTCGACGATGCCGGACTCACCGGCAAATTTTTTTCCAAAGGCTGACAGTTTCACATTCGTTAACCGCTGGTAACTGAGAGTCATAGTAGCCCCAGTCCCCATAGCTGTATATGCTCACTCTTTTACAGGGATAAGGACCAATACCTTGGAGCAGCAGCGCTGTCGCAACTGTGGCCATCAGGTAGACGGGGAGTACTGCAGCAATTGCGGCCAGCGCGAAGGCCGGGCAGATCGCCGCTTTATGGATCTGGCGGGTGAAATTGTCGGCGATGTGTCCGACGTGGACTCCCGCTTCTGGCGCACTCTGGTGTCTTTGTTGTTCCGACCGGGGTACCTGACCGCTGAGTTTATCGCCGGCAGGCGAGCGCGCTATTTGCCACCGCTGCGGCTGTATCTTGTGTTCAGCTTCATTGTGTTCCTGGTTATGGCTATCGATGCCTCCAATGCTCTGGAGTCAGGGAATGGCGTGGAGGTGGTGGACGAAAGCGGCGAAGTAGTCGCCTTTGACCCCAATGATGTGGCCGATGCGTTTGTTGGCGAGGACGGCGCCGAACCGGAGGTGAGCATCGGCATTGCCGATGAACAGAGCCCGCAGTGGATGCAAGACCTGCAGGCGAGGCTGGAAGGCAATGCCCGGCAACTGAACGACGATCCCAGCGAATTCATTGAAGATATGGTGAGCTTCCTGCCGCAGATGATGTTCATTCTGTTGCCTTTGTTTGCCTTCCTGATGCTGCTGGCCTATCTGTTCTCGCCGTTTCACTACTTGCAGCACCTGGTGTTTGCCCTCCACTACCACAGCTTTGTCTATCTGCTCTATTTGGTTGATCAGCTAATCGGTTATGGTGGTATTGAAATCGGCGGCTGGCTGGCGCTCTGGTTGGTGGCCTACCTCCCTCTGGCCTTGCGCACCTGTTATGACTCCAGCGTGAAGGGAGCAATAGCCAAGAGCCTCTTTATTTACAGCGCCTATCTGGTGCTGCTGGTTCAGGCATTCGCCGGAGTGGCACTTATTGCCCTCGCCATGTTGTAGTTCGGGCGACAATCAGGGTGCTTGTCTTAATACTCAGCCATCTCATTATCCCAAGGAAATCCAATGCTCCGCCTCGCGTCCACCGTGCTACTGGGGCTGGCCCTCGTTGCCCCATCGGTTGTTGCCGACAGCGAAACCACCGCTAAACACCCCTACCTCGAACAGAAAAATGTCCTGGTGTTGGGGACGGTCTGGCAGGAGGCCGACGCCACGATTCGCGCGACGGTCGACCCGCTGCCAGAGCAGGAATCGAGCTCGGCCAGCTGGGGCTTGATACAGAATATACCTCGTACTATGCCGAGTGGCGCCATCGGCTGAATCACAAGTGGCGCCTGATAGCTGCCACCCAGACCTTTCAGAGTGAGGGCGATTTAAGACTGGCCCACGATATCAACTTCGGCGGCGTCGAGTTTCCCGCGGGTATAGATGTGGACTCCTAGCTCGGGGTGGGTATCTACTTTATCGTACAACTTCTCCACCACCGACCAGGCCGAGCTCTCGCTGGGATTTGGTGTGCATGCCTTTGACACGGATGTCAGTGTCGATGGGCGTGTTTTTGTGGGAGACAACGAGATGCGTGGTAGCAGCTCCAGTGGTGAGTTATTGGCCCCACTGCCCAATATCCGGGGTTCCGCGTTCTATGCCTTTAGTGACAAGCTCTCAACATTTGCAACTCTGGGTTGGATGAGTGCCAACGTCGGCGAGTGGAGCGGCTCTTTTACTTATTTGCACTGGCGCCTGCACTATGCCTTCAGCGATCGTTGGGGGCTTGCGGCGGGCACTTAAATTGCGGTCCTGTGCAGAAATTGCACTGGTTAATCATTGATCGCCAAGGGGTTTTTTCACAATATGTTGTGGGGACTATTGTGAGTGCACCGATATGTGGGTATCGTTGCAACTTCTAACTACAAGCTTCGCAATCGCAATTCGATTGCAATTTTCTGACGTACAAGGGGCATCATGGAATCAGTAGCCAAGCAAGGCAAAAACATCCGCAGCACCACCAGCAACATCGAGCTCCAGGGCGCATCTCTGGATATCTGGGACAAAAAATACCGACTCAAAGACGCACAGGGTAACACCGTTGACAGTGATATCGACGCGACCTATACCCGGGTTGCCCGGGCGCTGGCAGACGTTGAGGACGAGGCCGGACGCCAGGAGTGGGAGCAGCGTTTCGTCTGGGCACTGCAGCGCGGCGCGATCCCGGCGGGGCGCATTGTGTCCAATGCGGGTGCCCAGGAACACAAGCCTGCCACTTCCACTATTAACTGCACGGTCTCTGGAACGGTACCCGATTCCATGGAAGGCATTCTGCAGAAAAACATGGAAGCCGGCCTCACCCTGAAAGCGGGTTGTGGCATTGGCTATGAATTTTCCACTCTGCGCCCCAAGGGCGCATTCGTGTCGGGTGCTGGAGCGTATACTTCCGGCCCCATGTCCTTTATGGATATCTTTGACAAGATGTGCTTCACCGTGTCCTCCGCTGGCGGTCGTCGCGGTGCGCAGATGGCGACCTTTGACGTACATCACCCCGATGTATTCGATTTCGTGAAGGCCAAGCGTGAGGACGGTCGCCTGCGCCAGTTCAACCTCTCTTTGTTGATTACCGAAGACTTTGTTCAAGCCGTGCGTGATGATAGCGAGTGGGCCCTGTCCTTCCCCGTTACCCAGGCCGAGTACGACAGCCTGCAAAGCCAGGAAGACGCGGAGATTGTCTGGCGTTCTTTCCCGGTCACCGAGGGCTATGTCACTGACGACACCGGCCAGGTGGCCTGCCGCGTGTACCAGCGCATCCGGGCGCTGAAGCTGTGGAACGCCATTATGTCGTCCACTTACGACTACGCCGAGCCGGGCTTTATTCTCATCGATGAAGTGAATGAGAAGAACAACAACTGGTTC
This window harbors:
- a CDS encoding AsmA family protein, whose translation is MSRVLLFLIAIPLILILAAAILIPIILDKDQVLSIASQKIEEQTGARLSVGGEVDLSIFPTLGVKLGQVALDMPGEEETSLAARELEIGVQFVPLLANEVVVDTVYLDGVVVKTVSAPAPAPVDTSKYSREELEEYYAKRTRAKEEAGQVASTQSTIAVPLALNVASLVVTDSRLETTEAGGETSVLEIVELRATDLNLDNRPIPLSATLRMPGDTPMTVTAKGDIAVDQTTQIATLTDMAISVEGALAETVELTTSGSVEINNEIADLTLDMSIADTRANGKVRYASFESPQIDAKLSLNEFTPALLALAGTDAAAAEQTSTDEPGDTAIPVEAIRAMDTRAALTIDRVEWDPHVVTNLKAKLRVMKGMAYLSSVTGEVHGGKLDMKASLNAKNPVARVNTEGKLTQIDIAQVLESVESQPIATGKVDLNWKLNGQGNVSSAVTNTLKGPINLTASDTVLKDMSVEQMMCDAIALVNQESLTATFPTDTPVDTLSIKIQMAKGQANLKPLKAELSEISLNGTGYFALETMSFDATFKARVKPGLEKIDPACRVNERITSVKWPVNCAGDITGEPGNWCSVDTGEIIADLAENELKRKAAKEVEDRFGEDAGKLLKGLLGN
- a CDS encoding valine--pyruvate transaminase produces the protein MKLSAFGKKFAGESGIVELMDDLGSALNENPDMIFMGGGNPGRLLQVEAVFQQRLEDIMSDPAQRHSLFGIYQSPQGDREFRQQMAAYLNKQFGWALGEQNIAVSNGSQAAFFVLFNMLAGSMPDGNQRTIHLPLAPEYIGYADAGLSQNFFSATRPSIDLLEDNLFKYRVDFSSLSPGPEAGALCVSRPTNPTGNVLTDEEIAHLDEIAAGCNIPLIIDGAYGLPFPNILFADARPHWNDNTILALSLSKLGLPGVRTGIVVAREDIVQAFTNANTIVSLACGTLGPALAKQLFASGEIDSISNQLIRPFYKERASATVAWFRQALGDLPFHIHKPEGAIFLWLWFEDLPVTSQVLYERLKQRGVLIVPGQNFFVGIDDEWPHQNECIRVSYAQDADVVRRGIHIIAEEVRQAYSEA
- a CDS encoding DUF3667 domain-containing protein — encoded protein: MEQQRCRNCGHQVDGEYCSNCGQREGRADRRFMDLAGEIVGDVSDVDSRFWRTLVSLLFRPGYLTAEFIAGRRARYLPPLRLYLVFSFIVFLVMAIDASNALESGNGVEVVDESGEVVAFDPNDVADAFVGEDGAEPEVSIGIADEQSPQWMQDLQARLEGNARQLNDDPSEFIEDMVSFLPQMMFILLPLFAFLMLLAYLFSPFHYLQHLVFALHYHSFVYLLYLVDQLIGYGGIEIGGWLALWLVAYLPLALRTCYDSSVKGAIAKSLFIYSAYLVLLVQAFAGVALIALAML